Proteins encoded in a region of the Paenibacillus sp. E222 genome:
- a CDS encoding TetR/AcrR family transcriptional regulator, producing MKKGDRTREHIIMKSAAIFNQRGYAGTSLNDIIADTGIKKGGIYRHFTSKDEIALEAYNYAASNVISKFAEAVDREQSASGRLLAFFRVYEDVVGNPPFVGGCPMQNTAVESDDTHVELRDQARQGLHNHLDMIKSIILNGINSGEFKEDLNADALASFAFSLLEGGILLSKLDGDNKHMQMNTASFAFYLQNCCLKNS from the coding sequence ATGAAAAAAGGAGATCGAACAAGAGAGCACATTATTATGAAATCGGCAGCAATCTTTAATCAGAGAGGATATGCCGGTACATCGTTAAACGATATTATTGCCGATACCGGGATTAAGAAGGGGGGCATCTATCGGCATTTTACAAGTAAAGATGAAATTGCGCTTGAAGCCTACAACTACGCCGCCAGTAATGTTATCAGCAAATTTGCTGAGGCGGTCGACCGGGAGCAATCTGCGTCAGGGAGATTACTTGCTTTTTTTCGTGTTTATGAAGATGTTGTTGGTAATCCACCATTTGTTGGCGGATGTCCTATGCAGAATACAGCAGTAGAAAGTGACGATACTCATGTGGAGCTTCGAGATCAGGCAAGACAAGGGCTGCATAACCATTTGGATATGATAAAGAGTATAATTCTTAACGGGATAAATAGTGGGGAGTTTAAGGAGGATTTAAATGCGGATGCTCTTGCTTCATTTGCCTTTTCCTTGCTCGAAGGAGGCATTTTACTCAGCAAGTTAGATGGGGATAATAAGCATATGCAAATGAATACAGCATCCTTTGCATTTTATTTACAGAATTGTTGTTTGAAAAATAGTTAA
- the rarD gene encoding EamA family transporter RarD: MNNGLINAIIAYIMWGVLPLYWKLFNDVPAGEILSHRVVWSFVFMGILVTVQRRWGDMKRIVTSRTLLLSLTASGLLIAANWLIFIWAVNNNHVVETSLGYYLNPLLNVLLAIVFLREKPNRGQWLAIAVAGAAVLIIAIDYGRFPWVAISLAASFGLYGLAKKKIVLNASVGLLSETVVVLPIALGYWVYLASVGKAMAWTLPPSMFIELLLSGVVTALPLFFFARAAARMAFSTLGFVQYIGPTIMLLLSVFVFKESVSSTLLVGFALIWTALVIYAVASVRGTKVTKVNVHHDKTYV; encoded by the coding sequence ATGAATAATGGGTTAATCAACGCTATTATCGCTTATATCATGTGGGGAGTTCTCCCGCTTTATTGGAAGTTGTTTAATGATGTGCCTGCAGGCGAGATTTTATCACACAGGGTTGTCTGGTCGTTTGTCTTCATGGGTATTCTCGTCACCGTCCAGCGCCGCTGGGGTGATATGAAGCGGATTGTGACTAGCCGTACGCTCCTGCTATCACTCACCGCCAGCGGACTGTTGATCGCTGCTAATTGGCTCATCTTCATCTGGGCTGTCAATAACAACCATGTCGTTGAGACAAGCCTCGGCTATTATTTAAACCCGCTGCTGAACGTGTTACTAGCAATCGTCTTCCTTCGTGAGAAGCCGAATCGTGGCCAGTGGCTCGCGATTGCCGTCGCTGGCGCGGCGGTGCTCATTATCGCAATCGACTATGGGCGATTTCCGTGGGTCGCAATCTCGCTGGCTGCGTCGTTTGGCTTATACGGCCTTGCGAAAAAGAAGATTGTGCTAAACGCTTCTGTAGGCTTGTTGTCGGAGACAGTTGTAGTTCTACCCATTGCGCTCGGGTACTGGGTCTATTTGGCATCCGTGGGCAAGGCGATGGCATGGACACTGCCTCCGTCCATGTTCATCGAACTACTCCTTTCGGGCGTAGTAACGGCACTGCCGCTGTTCTTCTTTGCACGAGCAGCCGCCCGCATGGCGTTTTCCACACTCGGATTCGTACAATACATCGGGCCGACAATCATGCTGTTACTGAGCGTATTTGTGTTCAAGGAATCGGTTTCGTCTACCCTTCTCGTCGGTTTTGCACTCATTTGGACAGCGCTTGTTATATACGCTGTGGCATCAGTTCGTGGCACAAAAGTCACGAAGGTGAATGTGCACCATGATAAAACCTATGTATGA
- the cydC gene encoding thiol reductant ABC exporter subunit CydC has protein sequence MNELAILFQSMIRERKDIILSILGGFVAGIAGVILFSASGYLISQTVFAPPLYTLIVLTSLVKLLGLLRAVSRYGERLYSHRATFSMLSRLRSSFFAKLIPLTPGILNKNRSGDLLARIVGDVESLQHYFLRVAYPPIIVVMVFLTTMLATASFSFWMACLMLLGMLGTVLVVPGIVLLGYRKINGHVRKQRALLSTEVTEVLYGFRDLKVYGQLAQREQQLRQASATLAAEQQRAAGQLLRGQTMHAFVTYLISWGVLALGAYLISDGMLAGVYLAMLVMASLTVFEEAATMATLPAYKQDSEHAAKRLTEAVLTPAMQPVLPSCTLNTEHAVSIELSGVSFQYEDEWRPALKNFSLQIPPGSKTAIVGPSGSGKSTLIELLLKLRTPTAGDLRLSGISVQELEESSIWKTASVVLQQSHFFRGTIRDNLLMDGENHSDGDLLDILAKVQLPTISLTDPVYEKGVNLSEGEKQRLALARAILRKGKLWLLDEPTSSLDYVTEQRVLTYLYEQASEDTLLLICHRLNGLEGMDRIVVMEQGGVVETGSYSELMEQKGYFYKMKQIELQLIGATGD, from the coding sequence ATGAACGAGTTGGCTATTTTGTTCCAATCTATGATTCGGGAGCGCAAAGATATTATTCTTTCGATTTTAGGCGGATTTGTCGCCGGTATTGCCGGTGTGATCCTCTTTTCTGCGAGCGGCTATCTGATTTCGCAAACGGTGTTTGCACCTCCGCTTTATACGCTGATCGTACTTACTTCGTTGGTCAAGCTGCTTGGTTTACTTCGAGCGGTGAGTCGTTATGGCGAGCGCTTATATTCACACCGAGCGACATTCTCTATGCTTAGCCGTTTGCGATCATCCTTTTTTGCCAAGCTCATTCCCTTAACGCCAGGCATTTTAAATAAAAACCGAAGCGGGGATCTGCTTGCACGAATCGTTGGGGATGTAGAGAGTTTGCAGCACTATTTTTTACGCGTCGCGTATCCGCCGATCATTGTTGTCATGGTGTTCTTGACGACAATGCTGGCTACCGCCTCCTTTTCTTTCTGGATGGCTTGCTTGATGCTACTCGGTATGCTGGGAACCGTATTGGTCGTGCCGGGAATCGTATTACTAGGATATCGGAAAATCAATGGGCATGTTCGCAAGCAGCGAGCGCTGTTGTCTACGGAAGTAACAGAGGTGTTGTATGGTTTCCGGGATCTTAAAGTTTATGGGCAGCTTGCGCAGCGGGAACAGCAACTTCGCCAAGCTTCTGCTACATTGGCAGCCGAGCAGCAGCGAGCGGCCGGACAACTGCTACGTGGACAAACGATGCATGCCTTTGTCACATATCTGATTTCCTGGGGGGTGTTGGCCCTTGGTGCTTATCTGATATCGGATGGAATGCTAGCTGGCGTATATCTGGCTATGCTTGTCATGGCCTCATTAACTGTATTTGAAGAAGCAGCGACTATGGCCACGTTGCCAGCATATAAGCAAGATAGCGAACATGCAGCCAAGCGGCTGACGGAAGCAGTATTGACTCCTGCAATGCAGCCGGTTCTGCCAAGTTGTACGTTAAATACCGAGCATGCCGTTTCTATTGAACTATCCGGCGTTTCATTTCAATATGAAGACGAGTGGAGACCAGCATTAAAGAACTTTTCGTTGCAAATTCCACCAGGATCTAAAACAGCGATTGTCGGACCTAGCGGTTCGGGAAAGTCTACGCTGATTGAGTTGTTACTCAAGCTACGTACGCCAACGGCTGGGGATTTGCGACTGAGCGGCATATCAGTACAGGAACTGGAGGAGTCGAGCATTTGGAAAACGGCTAGTGTCGTGCTGCAGCAAAGCCATTTTTTCCGGGGAACGATCCGGGATAACTTGCTCATGGATGGTGAGAATCATTCTGACGGCGACCTGTTGGATATTCTCGCTAAAGTGCAATTGCCGACCATCTCGTTAACGGATCCCGTGTACGAAAAGGGAGTAAATTTATCGGAAGGCGAAAAACAGCGGTTGGCCCTGGCGCGGGCCATACTTCGCAAGGGAAAGCTATGGCTACTGGATGAGCCGACGTCTTCGCTGGACTATGTGACAGAGCAACGTGTTTTGACGTACCTATACGAGCAGGCGTCCGAAGATACGCTTCTGCTAATCTGTCACCGGCTTAACGGTTTGGAAGGAATGGATAGAATCGTCGTTATGGAGCAAGGAGGGGTAGTAGAAACGGGTTCGTATTCCGAATTGATGGAGCAAAAAGGCTATTTTTATAAGATGAAACAAATTGAGTTACAATTAATTGGCGCTACGGGGGACTGA
- the cydD gene encoding thiol reductant ABC exporter subunit CydD — protein sequence MKEKRSLIAIQLTAQRKRLIYLSFISLALGAAIVSQAALLAEAVQQIFVEKASLSSVALLLGILLVVMTMRTLLSLGNATVGLQMAATAKINMRAAVLENFMHASMPSSLQGQTGGKVSIALDAVDEADSYFSQYMPRMVEMVIIPILILVVSFTQHANSGIIMLVTAPFIPIFMILVGLKTKNKSEEKYAQLAEFSGTFLDSLQGLVTLKIFGRARHQQQEIERSSLRYRDATMDILKIAFTNTLMLESIVMLSIGIVALELAIQLLVFKSMSFHTAFFVLLLVPEFYSLLKSSGTAFHNGRTSMGAVRKVETMLADTNDRNDLKDQPVGLQTFPKKLFPMPPTIELDNVRFQYAPDSFELNTGSITIRPGDHIALVGHSGSGKTTLLHLIAGLLRPVSGTILVSGNPLTQQNETIWFEHISYITQHPYIFAGTFADNIAIGAGRKVSRAEIEAAAADAGLSQVVSQLEQGFDTPVGEGGRGLSGGEKQRLAVARAFLKRPSIILFDEPTVGLDLHTESILQHSIGTLAKSATMITVAHRLYTIRNADNILFMDHGVLMGSGHHDELIKRLPAYAEMVDVQRKGVPG from the coding sequence GTGAAGGAGAAAAGAAGCTTGATTGCTATACAGTTGACCGCGCAACGCAAACGTCTCATTTACCTGTCATTCATCTCGCTCGCACTAGGCGCCGCGATTGTAAGTCAGGCTGCACTGCTGGCCGAAGCCGTCCAGCAGATCTTTGTAGAGAAAGCATCTTTATCATCGGTTGCCCTACTACTTGGCATCCTACTGGTCGTGATGACGATGCGTACACTGTTGTCATTAGGGAACGCGACAGTTGGTTTGCAAATGGCAGCAACCGCCAAAATAAATATGCGAGCAGCCGTGCTTGAAAATTTCATGCATGCTTCCATGCCTTCCTCTCTTCAAGGGCAAACGGGGGGAAAGGTCAGCATTGCGCTGGATGCTGTGGATGAGGCGGATAGTTATTTCAGTCAATACATGCCGCGTATGGTGGAAATGGTCATTATCCCCATTCTGATTTTAGTCGTTTCGTTTACCCAACATGCCAATTCAGGTATTATCATGCTGGTTACAGCACCGTTTATACCGATTTTTATGATTTTGGTAGGGCTGAAAACAAAAAATAAATCAGAAGAAAAGTATGCGCAGTTGGCTGAATTTTCCGGTACATTTCTAGATTCTCTTCAAGGGCTCGTTACGTTAAAAATATTCGGACGGGCCCGCCATCAGCAGCAAGAAATCGAACGTAGTAGCTTAAGATACCGTGATGCCACAATGGATATTTTGAAGATTGCGTTTACGAATACCCTCATGCTGGAATCAATTGTGATGCTGAGCATCGGGATTGTTGCTCTCGAACTGGCCATTCAGCTCCTTGTTTTCAAATCGATGTCGTTTCACACGGCCTTTTTTGTATTGTTGCTCGTGCCCGAATTTTACAGCTTACTAAAGAGTTCGGGAACAGCCTTTCACAATGGGCGAACCAGTATGGGGGCGGTTCGCAAGGTTGAAACCATGCTCGCGGACACGAACGATAGAAACGATCTGAAGGATCAGCCGGTAGGGCTCCAGACATTTCCGAAGAAGCTGTTTCCAATGCCGCCCACCATTGAACTGGACAATGTCCGGTTTCAGTATGCACCTGACTCATTTGAGCTGAATACAGGTTCGATCACAATTCGACCAGGAGATCATATTGCCCTTGTTGGTCATAGCGGATCCGGTAAAACAACCTTGCTCCATCTTATAGCGGGTTTACTAAGACCGGTGTCGGGGACCATTCTAGTGAGTGGAAACCCGCTTACTCAACAGAATGAGACGATATGGTTCGAACATATCAGCTACATTACGCAGCATCCTTACATTTTTGCAGGTACCTTCGCTGATAATATCGCAATCGGTGCCGGGCGGAAAGTCTCCAGGGCTGAAATTGAGGCAGCGGCTGCGGACGCGGGTCTTTCGCAGGTTGTATCCCAACTGGAGCAGGGATTTGATACCCCCGTCGGTGAAGGCGGTAGAGGACTATCCGGTGGGGAAAAGCAACGGCTTGCCGTAGCGCGGGCTTTTTTGAAGCGACCTTCCATTATTTTGTTCGATGAGCCGACCGTCGGACTCGATCTTCACACCGAGAGCATCCTGCAACATTCGATTGGAACCTTGGCAAAATCGGCGACGATGATTACGGTGGCTCACCGATTGTATACCATTCGAAATGCGGACAACATTTTGTTTATGGACCATGGCGTCCTAATGGGCTCGGGACATCACGACGAGCTTATTAAACGCCTGCCTGCGTATGCAGAGATGGTCGATGTCCAACGCAAAGGGGTGCCGGGATGA
- a CDS encoding cytochrome d ubiquinol oxidase subunit II: protein MSYDLIGISVLWLFLYGYLILASIDFGAGFFAFYARLTKQDHLINRLISRYLSPVWEITNVFFVFFYIGMIGFFPDTAYYYGSALIVPGSVAIVLLAIRGSFYAFENYGSKNNIVYLFLYGATGLLIPASLSVALTLSEGGFILKQDQTVSLDYWALLTNPLSWSIVGLAIVSVLFISACFLTFYASRAEDKAALKLMRTYALFWSTPTIIIALTAFIYLGQHNERHYQNMMDLWWLLALSVTFFIIALWLLYRGRRYGVAFVCIMLQFLCAFFAYGIGQYPYILDPYITIQSSVTSSSMGFALVVVFIGGMCLLIPSLILVFKLFLFDADYVKGKK from the coding sequence ATGAGTTATGATTTGATTGGAATTTCAGTACTTTGGCTGTTTTTGTACGGTTATCTTATTTTAGCCTCCATTGACTTTGGAGCAGGTTTCTTTGCCTTTTATGCCCGCCTGACCAAGCAGGACCACCTCATTAATCGTCTGATTTCTCGTTATTTGTCACCCGTATGGGAGATCACAAATGTGTTTTTCGTCTTTTTCTACATCGGCATGATCGGATTTTTTCCGGATACAGCGTATTATTATGGCTCGGCGCTTATTGTTCCAGGGAGTGTCGCAATCGTGCTGCTTGCTATTCGTGGCTCGTTCTATGCATTTGAAAACTATGGGTCCAAAAATAATATTGTCTATCTGTTTTTGTACGGCGCAACGGGTTTGCTGATCCCGGCTTCATTGTCCGTGGCGCTGACCCTGTCTGAAGGCGGCTTTATCTTGAAGCAGGATCAGACGGTTTCTCTGGATTACTGGGCTTTATTAACCAATCCATTATCGTGGAGCATCGTTGGATTGGCGATTGTGTCTGTTTTGTTTATTAGTGCCTGTTTTTTGACGTTTTACGCTTCACGAGCAGAGGACAAAGCTGCCCTAAAGCTTATGCGGACCTATGCGCTGTTCTGGAGCACACCGACGATTATTATCGCCCTGACGGCCTTTATCTATTTGGGGCAACACAATGAGCGGCACTATCAAAATATGATGGATTTATGGTGGCTGTTAGCACTTTCTGTTACCTTTTTCATCATTGCGTTGTGGCTGTTATACCGCGGCCGTCGCTATGGGGTAGCATTTGTTTGCATCATGCTGCAATTTCTCTGTGCCTTTTTCGCTTACGGGATTGGGCAGTATCCCTATATTCTTGATCCCTACATTACGATTCAAAGCAGCGTTACCTCATCCTCAATGGGCTTCGCGCTGGTTGTCGTATTTATCGGGGGTATGTGTCTATTAATTCCTTCTCTTATTTTGGTTTTCAAGCTGTTTCTATTTGATGCGGATTACGTGAAAGGGAAAAAGTAG
- a CDS encoding cytochrome ubiquinol oxidase subunit I, with protein sequence MGIDTVLWSRLVTGMTLGFHMIFATIGVGIPLMIAIAEFIGIRKQDSHYTLMAKRWARGFVISVAVGVVTGTAISLQLALVWPNFMKLAGNVIALPLFMEVFAFFFEAIFLGIYLYTWDRFKNPYIHWLLTLPIVLGAGMSAVFITTVNGFMNQPGGFTMQGGQFTAVNPVQAMLNTATFSKVFHVLSSAYLTGAALLAGIAAFTMLRKGVTGYHKKALKLMMAVVMLFGLLNTVAGDASAKFLAEHQPEKLAAAEWHFETESGADLILLGWLNAEHKIIGAIHLPKILSFLAFGNFNAKVTGLNEFSPDEQPPLLVHYFFDLMAGIGFALLGISVLYFLFTFWKKRNEHNKWLLRIIALGAPLAFLGVELGWFYAELGRQPWILRGYMRVEEAATTSPSVRILFFLFLLLYIVLGAVSVLVLRRLFHNNPAETEMEKWAQHAGNKRSGKDAHA encoded by the coding sequence ATGGGAATTGATACGGTACTATGGAGCAGGCTGGTGACAGGAATGACACTAGGGTTCCATATGATATTCGCGACGATTGGTGTCGGTATCCCTCTCATGATCGCGATTGCTGAGTTCATCGGCATCCGCAAGCAAGATTCTCATTACACACTGATGGCTAAGAGGTGGGCGCGGGGGTTTGTTATATCCGTCGCAGTTGGTGTCGTAACAGGCACGGCAATTTCACTGCAACTGGCATTGGTATGGCCGAATTTTATGAAATTGGCAGGGAACGTTATTGCACTTCCGTTATTCATGGAGGTATTTGCATTCTTTTTTGAAGCTATCTTTTTAGGCATTTATCTGTATACGTGGGATCGGTTCAAGAATCCCTATATTCATTGGCTGCTCACACTCCCCATTGTCTTAGGGGCAGGAATGTCTGCTGTTTTTATTACGACTGTGAATGGTTTTATGAACCAACCTGGGGGATTCACAATGCAAGGTGGACAATTTACAGCCGTTAACCCTGTGCAAGCGATGCTGAATACGGCGACGTTCTCCAAAGTGTTCCATGTATTAAGCTCAGCCTACTTAACAGGAGCGGCTCTGCTAGCAGGAATTGCGGCTTTTACGATGCTTAGAAAAGGGGTTACTGGATACCACAAAAAAGCGTTAAAGCTTATGATGGCCGTTGTTATGTTATTCGGATTGCTAAACACAGTAGCTGGAGATGCGTCTGCCAAGTTCTTGGCCGAGCATCAGCCGGAAAAGCTAGCTGCTGCGGAATGGCATTTTGAGACCGAGAGCGGCGCGGATTTGATTCTATTGGGGTGGCTTAATGCCGAGCATAAAATTATTGGCGCAATTCACCTGCCGAAGATTCTCAGCTTCCTGGCTTTTGGAAATTTTAATGCGAAAGTAACAGGTCTGAATGAATTTTCTCCAGATGAACAACCTCCGCTCCTTGTGCATTATTTTTTTGATTTGATGGCTGGCATAGGGTTTGCGTTATTGGGCATATCCGTTCTGTATTTCCTATTTACATTCTGGAAAAAACGCAATGAGCACAATAAATGGCTGCTCCGCATTATTGCTCTAGGTGCGCCGCTCGCATTTTTGGGAGTCGAGTTGGGCTGGTTTTACGCCGAGTTGGGGCGGCAGCCGTGGATTCTACGAGGATATATGCGTGTAGAAGAAGCGGCGACGACATCGCCCAGCGTGAGAATTCTTTTTTTCCTCTTCCTTCTTCTTTACATCGTATTAGGCGCGGTTAGTGTTCTTGTTCTTCGGCGCTTATTCCACAATAATCCGGCAGAAACTGAGATGGAGAAGTGGGCACAGCATGCGGGTAACAAGAGGTCCGGGAAGGATGCGCATGCCTGA
- a CDS encoding chlorite dismutase family protein, translated as MRRVLASLVADNGQSSHVFMLFKYLFRRLQDQRIVVMAVESRMEGSLAMYAIVGQKADIMFINLRDTLKELNSAENAFNRSRFAKFVKPDC; from the coding sequence ATGAGACGTGTATTGGCATCCTTGGTCGCTGATAACGGTCAATCCAGTCACGTCTTTATGTTGTTTAAATACCTTTTTAGACGTCTCCAGGACCAACGGATTGTCGTTATGGCGGTCGAATCCCGGATGGAAGGCAGCTTGGCAATGTATGCCATCGTCGGCCAGAAGGCAGACATTATGTTTATAAACCTACGCGACACACTCAAGGAGCTGAACTCAGCGGAGAACGCATTTAATCGTTCTCGGTTCGCCAAATTCGTAAAACCAGATTGCTGA
- a CDS encoding Rid family hydrolase, which produces MTNTNATNGKEAAYHGVPAEDAYGYAQAIKIGNTIHVSGQLSHDENGAMVFPAVLDESGKPADFSMMEEQMRVTYANAAKILAQFGATFDHVVEDTLYVLDVDAAFAVAGKVRKEVYGTPRPQVASNLIGVPRLGFPEQLIEIVFKAVLPQA; this is translated from the coding sequence ATGACGAATACGAACGCAACGAATGGTAAAGAGGCCGCCTATCATGGTGTGCCGGCGGAAGACGCTTACGGTTATGCACAAGCAATCAAGATCGGAAACACGATCCATGTTTCCGGCCAACTCAGCCACGACGAAAATGGGGCGATGGTCTTCCCCGCGGTGCTCGATGAATCTGGGAAGCCGGCCGACTTCTCGATGATGGAGGAGCAGATGCGGGTAACCTATGCCAATGCCGCGAAGATCCTAGCACAATTCGGGGCCACCTTCGACCACGTGGTTGAAGATACGCTCTACGTCCTCGATGTCGATGCGGCGTTTGCGGTCGCAGGCAAGGTTCGGAAAGAAGTCTACGGGACGCCGCGGCCTCAGGTCGCCAGCAATTTGATCGGCGTACCGAGACTGGGCTTCCCAGAGCAACTAATCGAAATCGTCTTCAAGGCAGTGCTGCCTCAAGCCTAA
- a CDS encoding NAD(P)H-dependent oxidoreductase: MTNQTEKTLVIVTHPNLNSSRINKRLTEELLIHEEVTVHLLYEAYPDEQIDVEKERQLLENYDRIVLQFPFYWYSAPYLLKKWLDKVWGSGWAYGPGGNKLEGKELRLAISTGGVREAYQAGGFHQYSYSELLRPFQASANRVKMLYKPSFEISGVIEVNDEALEKLAKKYAEFVTQPFLIAVES; encoded by the coding sequence ATGACAAACCAGACGGAAAAAACATTGGTCATTGTAACCCATCCTAACTTAAATAGCTCAAGAATAAATAAACGGCTGACCGAAGAACTATTAATACATGAAGAAGTCACTGTCCACCTGCTGTATGAAGCTTACCCTGACGAACAAATCGACGTGGAAAAAGAACGCCAACTTTTGGAAAATTACGACCGGATTGTACTTCAATTCCCATTTTACTGGTACAGCGCTCCTTACTTGTTGAAAAAATGGCTGGACAAAGTATGGGGCAGCGGCTGGGCGTACGGGCCGGGAGGAAATAAGCTGGAAGGTAAGGAACTGCGGCTGGCCATTTCAACCGGCGGTGTTCGTGAAGCTTATCAAGCCGGCGGATTCCATCAATATTCTTATAGCGAGCTGCTGAGACCCTTCCAGGCTTCTGCAAATCGTGTAAAAATGCTTTATAAACCCTCCTTTGAAATTAGTGGTGTTATAGAAGTAAATGACGAAGCTCTTGAAAAACTGGCTAAGAAGTATGCTGAATTCGTCACTCAGCCATTTCTGATTGCAGTTGAATCCTAA
- the hemQ gene encoding hydrogen peroxide-dependent heme synthase, translated as MSEATETIEGWYALHDFRTIDWLAWESATTEEREYAKHDLMTLIYEWSAVESRMEGSLAMYAIVGQKADIMFINLRETLEELNSAENAFNRSRFAKFVKPVYSYVSVVELSNYLAPPGSDPMQVPEVAARLKPILPKAKHICFYPMNKRRMLNDNWYMLSLEERKNFMRSHGMIGRTYAGKVKQIITGSVGFDDWEWGVTLFADDPLQFKKLVYEMRFDETSARFGEFGQFYVGNILTPAGLTELLNV; from the coding sequence ATGAGTGAAGCAACAGAAACGATAGAGGGTTGGTATGCACTGCATGATTTCCGCACCATCGACTGGCTTGCCTGGGAAAGTGCAACCACAGAGGAACGCGAGTATGCAAAGCATGATTTGATGACGCTAATCTATGAATGGTCGGCGGTCGAATCCCGGATGGAGGGCAGCTTGGCAATGTACGCCATCGTAGGCCAGAAGGCAGACATTATGTTTATAAACCTACGCGAGACACTCGAGGAGCTGAACTCAGCGGAGAACGCATTTAATCGTTCTCGGTTCGCAAAATTCGTAAAACCAGTTTACTCGTACGTCAGTGTCGTCGAGCTGAGCAATTATTTAGCCCCTCCCGGCTCCGATCCGATGCAAGTTCCCGAAGTAGCCGCTCGCCTTAAGCCAATCTTACCCAAGGCGAAACATATCTGCTTTTACCCTATGAACAAGCGACGCATGCTTAACGATAACTGGTACATGCTTTCTCTGGAGGAGCGCAAAAACTTCATGCGCAGTCACGGTATGATCGGCCGCACTTATGCAGGCAAGGTCAAGCAGATTATCACCGGCTCGGTCGGCTTCGACGATTGGGAGTGGGGTGTTACACTGTTTGCCGACGATCCGCTGCAGTTTAAGAAGCTCGTCTATGAGATGCGGTTCGACGAGACTAGCGCACGCTTCGGAGAATTCGGCCAGTTTTACGTTGGCAACATACTCACACCTGCTGGCTTGACAGAGTTGCTGAACGTGTGA
- a CDS encoding MFS transporter produces MDAVNIENKPESKRPTLALLALTIGAFAIGMTEFIIMGLLPEVAESLQVSIPSAGLLITGYALGVAIGAPIITVATHRMKRKQLLLFLMILFISGNALAALAPNYGVLMVARIVAALTHGSFFGVGSVIAAGLVPKEKRAGAIAIMFTGLTLANILGVPIGTFIGQAFGWRSTFWAITILGLIALIGIAVLVPKVESALSNLKQELSVLRKPTVYIALLMTTFGNGGLFTVFTYISPILTDITKFPVNSVSYILVLFGIGITLGNIIGGKLADRKLMPSLLGILVVLAIVLALFSITDQHKVPALITIFILGMAAFGIIPGLQLHMLNMAKEAPTLASTLNVAAFNLGNAFGAYIGGLVIDLQFGGGLTAVPWVASIVTGVGILFTLWSVQQQKKSTRP; encoded by the coding sequence TTGGATGCAGTGAATATAGAAAATAAACCAGAAAGTAAAAGACCGACTTTGGCGCTATTAGCGCTGACAATCGGGGCATTTGCGATTGGAATGACTGAATTTATTATTATGGGGTTACTTCCTGAAGTGGCCGAAAGCTTGCAGGTGTCCATCCCCTCAGCAGGGCTACTCATTACCGGATATGCACTGGGTGTGGCTATAGGAGCTCCTATCATCACAGTCGCCACTCATCGAATGAAGCGAAAGCAGTTGCTTCTTTTTCTTATGATTCTGTTCATATCAGGTAATGCATTGGCTGCTCTTGCACCGAACTATGGAGTATTAATGGTAGCTCGTATCGTGGCTGCATTAACTCATGGGTCCTTTTTTGGCGTTGGATCTGTTATTGCAGCTGGACTGGTTCCTAAGGAAAAACGGGCTGGAGCTATTGCAATCATGTTTACCGGTCTGACACTTGCAAATATTCTTGGCGTTCCGATCGGTACATTTATTGGTCAAGCCTTTGGATGGAGATCCACTTTTTGGGCGATCACTATCCTAGGTCTGATTGCTTTGATTGGGATTGCCGTGCTCGTTCCAAAAGTAGAATCAGCTTTATCGAACCTTAAGCAGGAGCTTAGTGTACTGCGTAAGCCAACCGTTTATATTGCTCTTTTGATGACGACGTTTGGTAATGGAGGGCTCTTTACGGTATTCACTTATATTTCACCGATTTTAACTGATATTACTAAGTTCCCGGTGAATTCGGTTTCTTACATCCTTGTTTTATTCGGGATCGGCATCACGCTTGGGAATATTATCGGAGGCAAGCTGGCTGACCGCAAATTAATGCCGTCTCTCCTCGGGATACTCGTTGTGTTGGCCATAGTTTTGGCATTATTCTCAATTACGGATCAGCATAAAGTGCCTGCTTTGATTACTATTTTTATATTAGGAATGGCTGCTTTTGGAATTATACCAGGATTGCAGCTTCATATGCTGAATATGGCCAAAGAAGCTCCAACGCTGGCGTCGACTTTAAATGTTGCGGCTTTTAACCTGGGTAATGCGTTTGGTGCGTATATCGGAGGCTTGGTTATAGATTTACAATTTGGGGGAGGCCTAACAGCCGTTCCTTGGGTTGCTTCCATCGTAACCGGCGTGGGAATTTTATTTACTCTCTGGAGTGTTCAACAACAAAAGAAAAGTACTAGGCCGTAA